GCCTTTGGTGATTCTCTTGGGCTGGGGTGGCTGCACCGACAAGAACCTTGCCAAGTACAGCGCCATCTACCACAAAAGGGTGAGTACTGCAGGTTTGCGGACACCCAGCCCATTGGGGCGCTGCCCCCTGTGGCCCCTCTGTGGGGAACTCAGCCTTGGCCGCCCTCATCCCTGGGCTGCAGTGTGGCAGGCCTGGGAATGGCACGAAGAACAGCCTGTGAGGAAGATGTTGGGGTCATGGGCATTTTGGCAGGATTATCCCTTCTTGATGCTGCCAGCTGTGTTGCCTGGTCTGTCTCCCTCAGCCCCCTGAcctgcttccccttcctcctcctcaaacCCCACAGCAGCCCAGCCCTGATGTGCTCCCAGCTGTGGAGTCAGCCCAGACCTCAAGTCTGTTGTTGCCCTGATGGGCAGCAAAAGCCTGGGCCAAGTGTGCTGggaattttctccttttctgaccAGGTGAGTTTCTGTCTTAGGTTGACCATGGACCTTCACATTCCCATAGTAGAAGGGCCTCTTGGAAAAGTGATTCAGGCTGGAGGTTCTTGCTTCTTCTTAAGCTACCCCAAGAGTTGGATATAGAGCTACTGGTAACTGGAGAGAGGCTTAGGAGGGCTGGGTTATGTTTTGGAAGCCCCTTTCACATCTTTGGCTTCTGGCCTGGCCCTGTCTTCCTCCGCCCAGACCTCCCAAAGCAGGGAGACACCAGTGCGGACAGCCCTAGGTGCCACCTGGAAGCCCTGGGCTGAGGAGTGGGGAATCTCCTGGGAGAAAGGCCAGGCAGtaccctctgccccctgcctcagCCTCTCTCCACTGACCTTTGTCTGCACTGTGCATGAAGTAGATGGTGGCCCTGGAATGGGAGAAGGGTTGGGGGAAACATGTAGTTCTGAGCTTGAGGCCTTCCCCCACCAACAAGGCTGGTCCTCAGGCATTGCTGTTTATGAGTGGCCTTGCTCTGTGGGTAGTTTTAGCTACTTCTGAATTCCACTCACTGGGCCAGGCTGGTTTGTCTGGCTTCTCCAGTGGACTAAGATCCCTGAGGGCAGGTGGAAGAATAGGAATAGGTGAGTGTGGCCAGaacagagaatgaaagaaagggcAGGTGTCAAGAGACGAGGCTGGGAGGGTCCTGGGGGGATATAAGCAGAGGGGTGATGTTAGATCCCAGGGAAGGCAGTGGGGTTGAGTTGGCAAGCTGGTGGAGGGGTTGTCTGGGAAAGGAAGGGGGTCAGGACAGGATGGGTATGGAGAAAAAGATTTTCCAAACCCATACTTctaatactttattatttaaaagaaaagaaaaatactgcatcTACACATAGAGATGACCTTTATCTGCTCGTTAGTGCCCATCCTTTCagcttttctctgtatcttttctttACCTAAACCACATCTGTTGACTACACTATTTTGCATCTTGCCTTTTTTCAGATCATGATCCCCACCTTCCCATGTTAATCTGTTTTTATCTCTTCTAGTTCCCAGTCTGTATTCAGGTTCTTCCGCAGTCCCCAGAATGTCTTTTATAGCTGATTTGCCCAaaccaggatccaatccaggatcacCCATGGCATCTAGTTATTTTGTTCCTTaaggctcttttatttttttaaaggtcttatttaattaattaacttttttagagagagagagagcacgagtaggggagaggggcagagggagagagagagagagagagagagagagagagagagagagaatcctaaacaggctctatgctgagcatggagcacCATGTGGGggttgatctcatgaccctggcatcatgacctgagctgaaatcaagagctggacactcaactgactgatccacccaagcgctccttattttattttttaagattttatttttaagtaatttctatacctaATGTGGGGTGAGTGCGTGATCCCAAAGGTGCTGGAAGGAAAGTACGATGGGCGCTAAAAGCTATCATGGGGTTTGACCATTTGGGAGAGCATGGGCGACCTTCGTGAGAGTAGTGTAGGGGAGCCAGTGGGAAGGGGTGAAGCGGAGAGGGAAGGTGTCAAAGACCGTCtaggaaggtggagagagagggtgggataGAGTTAGAGGGGACACAATGAAActgcagaggattttttttttaatgaggttgGTTTGCTAGGAATCTAGAGAGAAGAGACTAAAAAtacaggagagggaggcagggacccTCAGCAGGGGCCGAGTGTGCACAGAGATGGAGAAATGCttggctggaggggcagggggacactGGGATCTGATGTGCAGGGACTTCTAGGAGCATGTGATTGGGGAGTTGGCAGCAGAGATGCCAGGCACCTGGGAAACCTCGAAGTGAGGCCGAGACCCACGAGCGGGTCTCTTGTATTTTGGCTTGGCATGTCATGCCCTTCACGGGGGGTGGAGGTTGTGTGCgctgtgtgtgtgctcacagGTGACACGCAGTTGGAGGGCACATGCTGTGCATATCCTCATAGATGGCGTGTTCACAGGAGTTGCTGTTTGTGTCTGCACCACCAGGTAGTTCTGCATGTGACGCCTCCAgcaggggagtgtgtgtgtgtgtgtgtatactcttGAAGGGAGTGCAGCAGGCAAGTGTGTCCCCGCCAGTGGTGTGGGTGCTTGTGGGTGTGTACAGCTGGCTATTGCTTTTTTGTGCACTCACAGATGGTATGGTAGGTGCACGTGAGTGAGTGGTGGGTGCCGCGTGTGTCTGCCTCTGTGGGATGGTGATGTGGGTGGGCTTTGTTTAGTCCTAGGAGTTGCACGTGTGTGGTGGTGTGATGTGGGAGTGTGTTTGCATTTGTGGGCAATGCTGTGTGTCGCATAGGGGGGAAGACGTTTCACATCCCACTGGGAAGTCAGAACAGAGCACTTTGTGAAGTTTCCCAGAGCCTGAGGGGGCAGGTGGCATTGGTGAGCCCCTCTGCAGAGTCTCAGAAAGGGGGCTTAGGCATGCCAGGGCCTTGGTAAGAACAGTCAGGAGGAGTTGGGGCAGATGTCAGATTGGAGTCAGCGGGAGGGATGAAGTTAAGGGGGCTAATGGCAGGATTATTTCAGCCGACCATTGCGTTGAGCTATAGGTCATTCAAGTACTGTGGCCGTATGATGTTCTCATTATCACTCCTACCATTACTGATTGCTGCTACTGtttactttgtgccaggtgctgtttTGGGCACTTGAGATGCATTTTGTCATTCAATCTTCATAGCCCTGTGAGATGGATGTCATCCTAGTTTACAGTTGGAAACACAGACTTGGGAAGATGAAGGAGGCTTCTTTTTGCTCGTGCTGTTAAGAAGTGGTGCCGGGAATTGAATCCAGACCTGTATGACCCCAGAGCCCACCTAACAGATTCCCCTGACAAAGGGCCCTTTGTCTCTGGAACAGGACAACGAGAGGGGATTAGGATGCAGGCTCATGGCTTTGGCTGCCTTTTTTAACTGACCTAGAAGAGGATCTATCTGGAGATTTTGAGGCATACTTGACCCAGGCATTGCGAGGTACAGAAGCCTAAGAGTTTGGCTCAGATTTTAGAATTTGAGGAACAACAGTGTTTACTATATTTGGAATTTCAGGGCGAGTGGGAGGAGTGATTCCGGGCCTTGGAACCAGATAGATTTGGGTGCCAGGCTCCTGTGCCAGAGAGTATGGACTCTGCTCTCAAGGCCCTGCTGGAAGGTGGCAGTGGCCGGAGACTGACACAATGTGGGGTCTAGCTCACGAGTGGCCTCTGGTGGTCAAGACTGGGGCCTGCAGGCTATAGCTCCTGTGTTGGGTCTTTATGGGGTGGGGTGTCGGATGGTCCTCCTTGGGCCTGGGAGCGTGGGGATAGTGCTGAGCTGAGTCACTGCAGCAAGGTGTAGCCAAGCAGTGAGGCCGTAAATATGTCAGAGTTGAGCAGATGAGGGTGTAAGGGGGAGGTTGGGAGGGAGACAGGGTGTGGGCCAGAGTGAGACTTTCTTCTGGTCAGCTTAGATATCTCCAAAGCGAGCTCCAAGCCTCACGTACCGTGCCAGGCTGAGTGGCCTTGGCCAGCATGAAGTGATTATTCCATAAATGGGCCTTGAGTGTACCTTCCACTCTGGAAGGCACCCGCATCTGTGAATGGTGAGCTGGTGCCTGGACACTGCTAGGCCTGTGGGCCTCTGGCATTTGGAGCTTCTGGACATCTCTGACCTAGCGGCACtcccctacccctacccccaTCCCTGAGGACCGAccaggcctctctcctctccccagggctGCATCGTGATCCGATACACAGCCCCATGGCACATGGTCTTCTTCTCCGAGTCCCTGGGCATCCCTTCACTTCGTGTTTTGGCCCAGAAGCTACTTGAGCTACTCTTTGATTACGAGATTGAGAAGGAGCCCCTGCTCTTCCATGTCTTCAGCAATGCTGGTGTCATGCTGTACCGATACGTGCTGGAGCTCCTGCAGACCCATCGGCGCTTCTGCCACCTGCGTGTGGTGGGCACCATCTTTGACAGCGGTCCTGGTGATAGCAACCTGGTGGGGGCTCTGCGGGCCCTGGCAGCCATCCTGGAGCACCGGCCTGCTGTGCTGCGCCTGCTGCTCCTGGTGGCCTTCGCCCTGGTGGCAGTCCTGTTCCACGTCCTGCTCGCTCCACTCACTGCCCTCTTCCACACCCACTTCTATGACAGGCTACTTGATGCAGCCTCTCGCTGGCCTGAGCTCTACCTCTACTCGAGGGCCGACGAGGTGGTCCTGGCCAGGGATGTGGAACGCATGGTGGAGGCACGCCTGGCACACCGGGTCCTGGTGCGCTCTGTGGACTTTGTGTCATCTGCACATGTCAGCCACCTCCGCGACTACCCTGCTTACTACACAAGCCTCTGTGTCAACTTCATGCGCAGCTGTGTCCACTGCTGAGCTCcttccccacccaacacccaccCAACTTACCCCTACTCCAGAAATAAATGCCTGACACCTCCCCACAACCTATATCCACGAGTGGGGTCCTCTTCTGCTTCACCTCCCTTACAGCCCTCTGGGACTTTGTGGTCCCGCAAATAGAGAATCCCCATTGAATTTTAGCAGCCTCTACCCCAGGGACTGTGGTGGTCTGTTTATCCCAGGATCCTGGCGGGTGGGAGTGCCTGGACAGGTCTCTGTAGGAGTCTTGCAGCGGCTGTGTTTGGACAAGTGTAAGTGAGGCTGCTAATTTCTGTGGCAGTTAGGCTGTGTAGGGTTATCAAAGTGGGGAGGGTGGGATTGCTGATGAACCCCAGGGTTGATCTTTGACTTCTTGAAGGGAAGGTGAGCTTTGTGGGAGGTGCCGGAAAGGAGGGTCAGGCCGGGGCAGGGGCTATGATGTCCCTACCCCAAGGTCCCAGAAGGGCAAAGCCCTGCAGCATGAAGCACCATCCGCCTAGATCCCACTTAATAGTTCACCAAGAGAGGCTTCTCTGTGCTCACTGTCGGGGAGCCTGAGCCAGATGGGGAGCTGAGGATGCAGAGGTGGCAGGCCTGCCTGGGTCCGTCACACTACCAGGAAGCCACTGGTTCAGGAAAGCTGCAAGGTGTGTAACAGGCAGGTGGAGTGGGGAGCAGGAAGACAGTAGCGCCGTACAGGAGCTGGGACAAACTCAGTAGCCCTGAAGATCAGAACCAGGGCTGGGGGCCATTTGACTAAAACAATCAACTCCATCTTCTTGAGAGATGCACTTGGATCATCTTCAGGCAGGAGAGGGGGCTTCAGCCTTAGAGTTCTGTATCATCTCTCATTCTATAAGTCACTGCTGCACAATgctggcacgtagtaggtactcagtaaatatctgttgattgGATGAGCTTGCTGTGGTATTCAAGGGACTTGGTGGGGCAGGAATGGGCTTTGATAATTTGACAGACAGTGTAGGAGATGGCTGGCCAAGTTCTGGGTGGCAGCTAACCCTTGATAGTCTCAGGGCTGATGGACTCTGTCTCAAGAGCTGAGCTCAATTTGCATCTGTCAGCCCTCTGGGACCGCTGAGACAGTTGCCTCCAATCCCGGTGCTGTGTGGTTGCATTCCTAGCCATGGCCAACAGGTGGCAGTGCTGCCTGGGCCATGAGACCAAGCTTAAGGATCCCGTGGCAGAGTGGGCTTCGTGCCCTCATGCAGGGTTAACGTCCCCTATTTGAGAGCATATGGCCCCTAGGGTGAGAGTAACCAGCCATCAGGGACCTGCTAAGTCCAAGACAAGGAGAGGGGAGAGTTGAGACCTGAAAGCAGCCAGCCCGATGTGAACTGGACATTATCCACCTCTCTTCCAAAACCAGCCATTACTGGGGCCGCCCTGCTTTGGCCAGGACACTTACATTCCCCAGAATCTTGGGCCCCAGGTTTCTCCTATTTAGGATACTCGATGCCATCAAGCTGGGCACGGGTCTTTGCAGGGCCTTCACTAGGCTCTAACCAAGAGGCAGGAGCTGCCAACTGGATCCTATTCTGTAGTATATGCATTGCAGGCACCCAGAGATCGGTGTGTCTAAGGTGGAGAATTTGGAAAGGTGGACGACGGGCCTGGTGTGTGAGAATGTGTAAAGGAAAGGACTCATCTGCAGTTGTGAGCACCTGCCAGAGCGCCCAGGATGTGGATTACTCACTGGCAGTGGGTAGCCTTGGGGATGATTTGATAGAGTGCAATCTCTG
Above is a window of Panthera uncia isolate 11264 chromosome C1 unlocalized genomic scaffold, Puncia_PCG_1.0 HiC_scaffold_4, whole genome shotgun sequence DNA encoding:
- the TMEM53 gene encoding transmembrane protein 53, with protein sequence MASSELDYTIEIPDQPCWSQENSPNQGGKEVGTRQPLVILLGWGGCTDKNLAKYSAIYHKRGCIVIRYTAPWHMVFFSESLGIPSLRVLAQKLLELLFDYEIEKEPLLFHVFSNAGVMLYRYVLELLQTHRRFCHLRVVGTIFDSGPGDSNLVGALRALAAILEHRPAVLRLLLLVAFALVAVLFHVLLAPLTALFHTHFYDRLLDAASRWPELYLYSRADEVVLARDVERMVEARLAHRVLVRSVDFVSSAHVSHLRDYPAYYTSLCVNFMRSCVHC